CGCGCGGGCCGCGTTCAACGTGCGGTGGGTCTCGATTCCCAACATCATGGCAGGAGAGCAGATCGTGCCGGAGCTGCTTCAACACCGGGCCACCTCCGGCGAGATGAGCCGCGCAGTCCTGGCGTTGCTGCGCGACGCGCCGGCGCGAGAGGCGATCGCAACCCGGCTGCGCTCCCTGGCAGAGGCGCTGGGGCCTCCGGGTGCCGCGCGGCGCGTCGCCGCGGAGGTGCTGTCGGCTGCCTCCTCCGGCCTTGAACGCGCGTCGAGCCGTCCGGTAAGATGAATCCGGCGGCCAAGGAGGCGTAGCGGCGATGTCCCGCGGCGGACGGTGGATATTGATCGGCCTGGGGATCGCCGTGGTACCCCTCATCATCTGGGCGTTGTTGCAGGCACCCGAGCCCGCGCCCGGCCGTTCCGGCTCGGCCCTCGGGCCAGCGGCGAGCCCGACAGCGCGGCCATCTCCGGCTCCGCGGGCCGGCCACCTCCCTCCCATTCAGATTGAGGGAACGGCCATCTCGACGGTTGACGCCGCGGGCCGCCGTCAGTGGGACATCCGCGCGGAGTCGGTGACCGTGGACGGCGCCTCCAGCACGGCCACGCTTGCCGCGGTCGAGGGCACGTACTTCCAGGCGGGCGAGCCGGCCGTTGTCTTCTCTGCTCCGCGCGGCACGTTCTACGTGGCCACGCGCAACGTCACGCTATCGGGCCGCGTGCGCGCGCGGGCGACCGCGGGGCAGACGCTGGAGGCCGACGTGGTCCGGTGGTTTCCCAAAACCCAGCAGATCGAGGCCTCCGGAAGCGTGACGCTGCGTCAGTCCGGCATGATCGTGCAAGGCGACCATCTGGTCGCGGACGTGTCGCTGCAGCGCACCCGGATGAGTGGCAACATCCGTGTCACGGTTGAGCAGTAGCCCTCCCCGCCTGTGCGCGGCGGCCTTCGCCGCGGCCGCGCTCTGGGTGTTGTGGACGCCTGTCGGGCGGGCGCATGCACCGGCATCCACCGGAGCATCGGTCATCGAGCTTGCCGGCGCAACCTACCTGGAGTACGACGAGGGCAGCGGGGTCTGGCGCGCAGAGGGTGCGCCCGCGGTCGCGACGCGAGGCACGACGGTTCTCCGGGCGCCCCGCATCCGGTATGATCAGCGAACTCGGGTCATGACCGCGGAGGCCGGCGCCGAGCTCACCGATGCGAACCTGGCCGTGCGGGCCGACTCGGTCGAGTTTCACCTGGCGGATGATCGCATCCGTGCCCGGGGTGCTGTGAGGGCGACAACCGGGCACGGAGACCAAACCGCAACGCTGACCGCGCCCGAGGTCGAGGGCTCGCTCAAGACCAGGCGGTACGTTGCGACCGGCGGGGTCACGCTCCTGCGCGGCGAATGGCGGCTCTCTGGCCGGCGTCTGGAGTACGATGATTCAAACCGGACCGCCGCGGCCACGGGCGAGCCCGAGGCGAGGTTCAGGGATGCCCAGATGACGGCCGATCTCATCACGCTCCTGATAGATGAGGAGATCGGGCGCGGGATCGGATCGGCGCGGCTGCGGCGCGGGGACCTCTCGGGCAGCGCGCGCCGGGTGGACGTCTTCCTGCGGGAGGGCAGGGCCACCCTGACCGGGGACGCGCGCGTGGACCGGGGGCGCGACCGGCTGACGGCCGAGCAGATTGACGTGGACCTGGACGGCACGAGGATCACGGCCCGGGGAGCCCCGCGGCTGAACATCGTACCACCTTAGGAGCGCCCGGATGCTGGCGGCGAGAGGGCTCTTCAAGCACTACGGACGACGCGCCGTGGTGGACGGCGTGGACCTCAGCGTCGAACGCGGGGAGATCGTCGGCCTGCTCGGGCCCAACGGCGCCGGCAAGACCACGACCTTCTACATGATGGTGGGTCTGATCCGTCCTGACGCCGGTGATGTCTGGCTCGACGACCAGCCGATCACCAACCTGCCGGTTCACCTGCGTGCGCGGCGCGGGATCGGCTACCTGAGCCAGGAACCCTCGGTGTTTCGCGGCCTCACGGTCGAGGAGAACATCGCCGCGGTCCTGGAAGCCAACGGCAGGCCCAGGGCTGTGCGGCAGGAGATCACGGAACGGCTGATCGAGGAGTTCGAACTGACCCGCCTGCGCCACCAGCTTGGGGCGACGCTCTCCGGCGGGGAGCGCCGCCGCGTGGAGATCGCACGGGTGATTGCCATGGAGCCGTCGTTCATCCTGCTGGACGAGCCG
The sequence above is drawn from the Armatimonadota bacterium genome and encodes:
- the lptB gene encoding LPS export ABC transporter ATP-binding protein — translated: MLAARGLFKHYGRRAVVDGVDLSVERGEIVGLLGPNGAGKTTTFYMMVGLIRPDAGDVWLDDQPITNLPVHLRARRGIGYLSQEPSVFRGLTVEENIAAVLEANGRPRAVRQEITERLIEEFELTRLRHQLGATLSGGERRRVEIARVIAMEPSFILLDEPFTGVDPKSVAEIQEVVVHLRRRGLGVVITDHNVRDTLAITNRSEIIHEGRILFAGTAEEIMASEDARRFYLGERFRL
- the lptC gene encoding LPS export ABC transporter periplasmic protein LptC is translated as MSRGGRWILIGLGIAVVPLIIWALLQAPEPAPGRSGSALGPAASPTARPSPAPRAGHLPPIQIEGTAISTVDAAGRRQWDIRAESVTVDGASSTATLAAVEGTYFQAGEPAVVFSAPRGTFYVATRNVTLSGRVRARATAGQTLEADVVRWFPKTQQIEASGSVTLRQSGMIVQGDHLVADVSLQRTRMSGNIRVTVEQ